A stretch of the Nosocomiicoccus ampullae genome encodes the following:
- a CDS encoding ATP synthase subunit I, which produces MTLLKGFSNFFTKPFIIVFVLEFVSLIFLDRLIVRSLILGTIISVFMAFSWYSNYYKALHHQQRILTTGTVTRVILVILACIIWYKFSADLNMIAITVGLMTTYVIIFVNAVRHFRQ; this is translated from the coding sequence ATGACACTTTTAAAAGGATTTTCAAACTTTTTTACGAAGCCATTTATAATAGTCTTTGTTCTGGAGTTTGTGTCATTAATTTTTCTCGACAGATTAATCGTCAGAAGTTTAATACTCGGTACGATTATCTCAGTGTTTATGGCATTTAGTTGGTATTCCAACTATTATAAAGCATTGCATCATCAGCAAAGAATTTTGACCACTGGTACAGTTACAAGAGTGATTCTTGTCATTCTCGCCTGTATAATTTGGTATAAATTTAGTGCTGACTTAAATATGATTGCGATAACGGTTGGTCTTATGACTACATACGTGATTATATTTGTGAATGCAGTTAGACATTTTAGACAATGA
- the upp gene encoding uracil phosphoribosyltransferase → MTRVSVMDHPLIQHKLGYIRDKNTSTKEFRELVDEVGMLMAYEITRELSLEDVEVETPIGPTIAKRLSGKKICLVPILRAGLGMTEGIHKLIPSARVGHIGLYRDPETLEAVEYYAKFPSDIEERDILVIDPMLATGASAIEAISAIKKRGATKIRFICLIAAPEGVKALEKAHPDVDIYIGALDEKLDENSYIIPGLGDAGDRLFGTK, encoded by the coding sequence ATGACAAGAGTAAGCGTAATGGATCATCCATTAATTCAGCACAAGCTCGGGTATATCCGTGACAAAAACACTTCTACAAAAGAGTTTAGAGAACTCGTTGATGAAGTTGGAATGCTTATGGCTTATGAAATTACTAGAGAATTATCACTTGAAGATGTAGAGGTTGAAACACCAATTGGCCCAACGATTGCAAAACGTTTAAGTGGTAAAAAGATTTGTTTAGTACCGATTTTACGTGCTGGATTAGGAATGACTGAAGGTATTCATAAACTTATTCCATCGGCACGTGTTGGGCATATTGGCTTGTACCGTGACCCAGAAACACTCGAAGCAGTGGAGTACTATGCGAAATTTCCAAGTGATATCGAAGAAAGAGACATTCTAGTCATCGACCCAATGCTCGCAACAGGTGCAAGTGCAATAGAAGCAATTTCTGCAATCAAAAAACGCGGTGCAACTAAAATTAGATTTATTTGCTTAATCGCAGCACCTGAAGGTGTGAAAGCATTAGAAAAAGCACATCCTGATGTTGATATTTACATTGGTGCACTTGACGAAAAACTCGATGAAAATAGCTATATTATCCCAGGACTTGGCGATGCTGGAGACCGTCTTTTTGGCACGAAATAA
- the glyA gene encoding serine hydroxymethyltransferase: MSFIKQEDQQLYDAIQKEFDRQNENIELIASENFVSEAVLEAQGSVLTNKYAEGYPNKRYYGGCEYVDIAEDLARDRLKEIFGAEHANVQPHSGSQANMAVYFSVLNPGDTILGMNLSDGGHLTHGAPVNFSGKLFNIVSYGVSKEDEAIDYDELREIAIKEQPKLIIAGGSAYALQIDFKKFREIADEVGAYLMVDMAHIAGLVAAGLHPNPVEYADFVTSTTHKTLRGPRGGIILTKKEHAKKIDSNIFPGIQGGPLMHVIAAKAVAFNEALQPEFKEYQEQVIKNAKVLAEKLQENGLRIVSGRTENHLVLVDTKVFGLTGKQAEEALDKVGITANKNTIPFETESPFVTSGLRMGTPAMTTRGFKEAEMEEVADIIIETLTKEKNGESLDGIHDRVVALTKKFPLYDHK; the protein is encoded by the coding sequence ATGTCTTTCATTAAGCAAGAAGATCAACAGTTATATGATGCAATTCAAAAGGAATTTGATCGTCAAAACGAAAATATTGAGTTAATCGCTTCAGAAAACTTCGTATCAGAAGCAGTACTAGAAGCACAAGGTAGCGTATTAACGAACAAATATGCCGAAGGTTATCCAAATAAACGTTATTACGGTGGATGTGAATATGTTGATATTGCTGAAGATTTAGCACGCGATCGTCTAAAAGAAATCTTTGGAGCGGAACACGCAAACGTACAACCACACTCTGGTTCTCAAGCAAACATGGCAGTGTATTTCTCTGTGTTAAACCCTGGAGATACAATTTTAGGTATGAATTTATCTGACGGTGGTCACTTAACACACGGTGCACCAGTAAACTTTAGTGGTAAATTATTTAACATCGTAAGTTACGGAGTATCTAAAGAAGATGAAGCAATCGATTACGATGAATTACGTGAAATTGCAATTAAAGAACAGCCGAAATTAATCATCGCTGGTGGTAGTGCATATGCATTACAAATCGACTTTAAAAAGTTTAGAGAAATTGCAGACGAAGTTGGTGCTTACCTAATGGTGGATATGGCACACATCGCTGGATTAGTTGCAGCTGGATTACATCCTAACCCAGTTGAATATGCAGACTTTGTAACATCAACAACGCATAAAACTCTTCGTGGGCCACGTGGTGGAATTATCTTAACTAAAAAGGAACATGCGAAAAAGATTGACTCAAACATTTTCCCTGGTATTCAAGGTGGTCCTTTAATGCATGTTATTGCAGCAAAAGCAGTTGCATTTAACGAAGCACTACAACCTGAATTTAAAGAATATCAAGAGCAAGTAATTAAAAATGCAAAAGTACTTGCAGAAAAATTACAAGAGAACGGTTTAAGAATTGTTTCTGGACGTACTGAAAATCACTTAGTATTAGTAGATACAAAAGTATTCGGTTTAACTGGTAAACAAGCAGAAGAAGCGTTAGACAAAGTTGGAATTACGGCAAACAAAAACACAATTCCATTCGAAACTGAATCACCATTTGTAACTAGTGGTTTACGTATGGGGACACCTGCAATGACAACTCGTGGATTTAAAGAAGCGGAAATGGAAGAAGTTGCAGACATCATCATCGAAACATTAACTAAAGAGAAAAACGGAGAAAGCTTAGATGGAATCCACGATAGAGTAGTGGCTCTTACTAAAAAATTCCCGTTATACGATCACAAATAG
- a CDS encoding L-threonylcarbamoyladenylate synthase, whose translation MDTKIWGITSEDVKTPLTSETTSKLEEIKLAYEYGEIVAIPTETVYGLGGDATNPEAIGKIFHAKNRPGDNPLIVHIHNYEQLESFTSYVDDKVKKLMDYFWPGPISFILPLKDGVLASSTVAEMDSVAVRMPSHPVARKILEYTRIPIAAPSANLSGKPSPTDAGHVINDLNGEIFGIVVSEQSEIGLESTVLDCTQFPYKIARPGHISIDELQEVLEAEVLEHQDTMERPISPGMKYKHYAPRQPMIVIEGGINSNTNLKVPDDISKEKVGVIAPETVRQYVDKNMQFVSLCRDEESYREAAKNLYAALRHMDASDVEIIYIYGFKQTSETEALMNRIYKATGNTIIKG comes from the coding sequence ATGGATACTAAAATTTGGGGAATTACATCAGAAGACGTAAAAACGCCGTTAACCTCAGAAACGACGAGTAAACTTGAAGAAATTAAACTTGCATATGAATACGGTGAAATTGTAGCAATCCCAACAGAAACTGTTTATGGACTCGGGGGAGATGCAACAAACCCTGAAGCAATTGGAAAAATATTTCACGCGAAGAACCGTCCAGGTGATAACCCATTAATTGTTCATATTCATAACTATGAGCAACTAGAATCTTTTACGTCTTATGTTGACGATAAAGTAAAAAAACTTATGGATTATTTTTGGCCTGGACCGATTTCTTTTATCTTACCGCTTAAAGACGGAGTGCTTGCATCAAGTACTGTCGCTGAAATGGATAGCGTCGCTGTGAGAATGCCTTCACATCCTGTAGCGAGAAAGATTTTAGAATATACTCGTATTCCAATCGCGGCGCCAAGTGCGAATTTGAGTGGTAAGCCTTCACCGACAGATGCAGGTCACGTTATCAATGATTTAAATGGTGAGATTTTTGGAATTGTAGTATCTGAACAATCCGAGATTGGATTAGAAAGTACAGTATTAGATTGTACGCAATTTCCGTATAAAATCGCGAGACCTGGTCATATTTCTATCGATGAATTACAAGAAGTGTTAGAAGCAGAAGTTTTAGAGCATCAAGATACAATGGAACGTCCGATTTCTCCAGGAATGAAATATAAACACTACGCACCACGTCAGCCGATGATTGTCATTGAAGGTGGCATTAATTCAAATACGAATTTGAAAGTGCCAGACGATATTTCAAAAGAAAAAGTCGGTGTCATCGCACCAGAAACCGTTAGACAATATGTCGATAAGAATATGCAATTTGTTAGCCTTTGTAGAGATGAAGAGAGTTATAGAGAAGCGGCGAAAAATCTATATGCTGCACTGAGACATATGGACGCTTCAGATGTTGAAATTATTTACATTTATGGATTTAAACAAACTAGTGAAACTGAAGCGCTAATGAATCGTATATATAAAGCGACGGGTAACACGATTATTAAAGGGTGA
- the atpH gene encoding ATP synthase F1 subunit delta, producing the protein MSLAKQYANALFDVVNKHNELEEALTDLTEVKKVVEEVKGLEEFMINPKISKATKLTTIRDSFKGTNQYVFNMLLVLTEKKQFSIVSDIQKEFTYLYNEHHNQANVIIESVYPLEEEQIAKIGEIFKAKTGYDKLLIENKINESLIGGFRVLVGSKVYDDSVLLQLRKVKDRFKRTKNI; encoded by the coding sequence ATGAGTTTAGCTAAACAGTATGCAAATGCCCTGTTTGACGTAGTTAACAAACATAATGAACTCGAAGAAGCACTAACAGATTTAACTGAGGTAAAAAAAGTTGTGGAAGAAGTTAAGGGGCTTGAAGAATTCATGATTAACCCTAAAATTTCTAAAGCAACAAAGCTAACTACGATTCGTGACAGCTTCAAAGGGACAAATCAATATGTGTTCAATATGTTACTTGTATTGACTGAGAAAAAACAATTCTCAATTGTTTCTGATATTCAAAAAGAATTTACTTATCTTTATAACGAACATCACAATCAAGCAAATGTCATTATCGAATCTGTATATCCATTAGAAGAGGAACAAATTGCTAAAATCGGAGAGATTTTTAAAGCGAAAACAGGATATGACAAATTATTGATTGAAAACAAAATAAACGAATCTTTAATCGGTGGATTTAGAGTACTTGTTGGATCTAAAGTATACGACGACTCAGTTCTACTGCAACTAAGAAAAGTTAAAGACCGTTTTAAAAGAACGAAGAATATTTAA
- a CDS encoding TIGR01440 family protein: MSVELKKLKDELNALIEELEEIDFFFSKASLVIGCSTSEVQGKHIGKHSSIEVAEIIFNAFQDVKKRYDLDIFFQGCEHINRALTTTRESVKRNHLETQVVSVVPHRSAGGSLSEYAYHHQDNSAVVEHATVDLGIDIGQTLIGMHVKHVQVPVRVATKQLGEAQVTLAKSRPKLIGGERAHYK; encoded by the coding sequence ATGAGCGTAGAATTGAAAAAATTGAAGGATGAATTAAATGCTCTAATTGAAGAATTAGAGGAAATTGACTTTTTCTTTTCAAAAGCGTCATTAGTAATAGGATGTTCTACTTCAGAAGTGCAAGGTAAACATATCGGAAAACATAGTTCGATAGAAGTTGCCGAAATTATTTTTAATGCATTTCAAGACGTTAAAAAACGCTATGACTTAGACATCTTTTTCCAAGGATGTGAACATATCAACCGTGCGCTTACGACAACAAGAGAATCTGTCAAAAGAAATCATCTAGAAACTCAAGTAGTATCTGTTGTACCACACCGTAGTGCAGGTGGAAGCTTAAGTGAGTATGCATATCATCACCAAGATAACAGTGCTGTTGTTGAGCATGCGACAGTTGACTTAGGTATTGATATCGGGCAAACATTAATTGGTATGCATGTTAAACATGTACAGGTGCCAGTTAGAGTTGCTACTAAACAACTCGGTGAGGCACAAGTGACACTAGCAAAGTCGCGTCCAAAACTTATCGGTGGAGAACGCGCACATTATAAATGA
- the prmC gene encoding peptide chain release factor N(5)-glutamine methyltransferase, protein MPSFNAALSEAKKTLSLENKEPRIVDILMEDLFSMDTVSLLVNGHKKMDEKDYKLFLDSIKRALNDEPVQYITGVQHFYGRIFNVTRDTLIPRNETEELVELVLNRTKGGTVADIGTGTGAIGISLKLENDAFKVYLTDVSKDALKVAKSNKEKLDANVEILHGDLFEPIVNRNIKVDVLVSNPPYIDYSELDDMSDSVKKFEPKLALFAKENGLYFYRKMIKSLDDVLNDGGKVFFEIGWKEKDDVIALVDKYWPKSKREVIKDINGNDRILYIDWVK, encoded by the coding sequence ATGCCGAGTTTTAATGCCGCGCTTTCTGAAGCGAAAAAGACACTCTCTTTAGAAAATAAAGAACCACGTATCGTAGATATATTGATGGAAGACTTATTTTCGATGGATACGGTGTCTTTATTAGTTAACGGCCATAAAAAGATGGACGAAAAGGATTATAAACTCTTTCTAGACAGCATTAAACGTGCGTTGAACGATGAACCTGTTCAATATATTACGGGTGTTCAACACTTTTATGGAAGAATATTTAATGTAACGAGAGATACCCTCATTCCAAGGAACGAAACAGAAGAACTCGTCGAGCTTGTTTTAAATAGAACAAAAGGTGGAACTGTTGCTGATATTGGCACAGGAACAGGCGCTATAGGAATAAGTTTAAAATTAGAGAATGATGCGTTTAAAGTGTATTTAACAGATGTGTCTAAAGATGCGCTGAAAGTTGCTAAAAGTAATAAAGAAAAATTAGACGCAAATGTCGAAATACTCCACGGTGATTTATTCGAGCCAATCGTTAATAGAAATATAAAAGTAGATGTACTTGTTTCAAACCCACCATATATCGATTATAGTGAATTAGATGATATGTCAGATTCAGTTAAAAAGTTTGAGCCAAAACTTGCGTTATTTGCTAAAGAGAATGGCTTATACTTTTATAGGAAAATGATTAAATCATTAGATGATGTTTTAAATGATGGGGGTAAAGTGTTTTTTGAGATTGGCTGGAAAGAAAAAGACGATGTTATAGCACTTGTCGATAAATATTGGCCAAAATCAAAAAGAGAAGTTATTAAAGATATTAATGGAAATGACCGAATTTTATATATAGATTGGGTGAAGTAA
- the atpB gene encoding F0F1 ATP synthase subunit A yields MDHGSPTYEINIGGIPIVFDLATSFMIIVTCLVVFFLMFFLTRNLAIKPTGKPQLFVEWLMNFVKGIISSNIAWREGARFHFFALTLISFIFVANFIGIPFTFVSPENNLWWKSPTADPTVTLTLAGLMIVLTHYYGVKMKGFKEYAKDYGRPVWFLVPIKILEEFTYNLTLGLRLYGNIYAGEILLTLLLGLVTTGGILGFAGGIIPMMVWQGFKTFIGALQAFIFVMLSMVYLAHKMQDDH; encoded by the coding sequence ATGGATCACGGAAGTCCGACGTATGAGATTAACATCGGTGGCATACCTATCGTCTTTGATTTAGCAACTAGTTTCATGATTATTGTCACTTGTTTAGTCGTTTTCTTCTTAATGTTTTTCTTAACAAGAAATTTAGCGATTAAGCCAACTGGTAAACCTCAACTATTTGTTGAATGGTTAATGAACTTTGTTAAAGGTATCATTTCAAGTAATATTGCTTGGCGTGAAGGTGCGCGCTTTCACTTCTTTGCGCTCACATTAATTTCATTCATATTCGTGGCAAACTTTATTGGTATACCATTTACCTTTGTGTCGCCCGAAAACAATCTGTGGTGGAAATCACCGACGGCTGATCCAACTGTAACGTTAACACTTGCAGGACTCATGATAGTTCTCACACACTATTACGGTGTGAAGATGAAAGGATTTAAAGAGTATGCAAAAGACTATGGACGTCCAGTTTGGTTCTTAGTACCAATTAAAATTCTTGAAGAGTTCACGTATAACTTAACACTTGGTTTACGTTTATACGGAAATATTTACGCTGGAGAAATCCTACTTACACTACTACTTGGACTTGTAACGACAGGTGGTATTTTAGGATTTGCTGGTGGTATCATACCGATGATGGTATGGCAAGGATTTAAAACATTCATAGGTGCTTTACAAGCATTTATTTTCGTTATGTTATCAATGGTTTATTTAGCACATAAGATGCAAGATGACCATTAA
- the atpE gene encoding F0F1 ATP synthase subunit C, with product MALLAAGIAAGLAGLGGALGIGLVVSKTVEGVARQPESRGPLMTIMFIGVGVVEATPIIAIVIAFLLMFAL from the coding sequence ATGGCTTTATTAGCAGCAGGTATCGCAGCTGGTCTTGCAGGACTTGGCGGTGCGTTAGGTATTGGTTTAGTTGTTTCGAAAACAGTTGAAGGTGTTGCACGTCAACCAGAATCTCGTGGTCCATTAATGACAATCATGTTCATCGGTGTTGGGGTAGTTGAGGCGACTCCAATTATTGCGATTGTTATTGCATTCTTATTAATGTTCGCACTATAA
- the wecB gene encoding non-hydrolyzing UDP-N-acetylglucosamine 2-epimerase: protein MKKRIMVVFGTRPEAIKMAPLVNELKKSKHLEPIVVVTAQHREMLDQVLKAFNITPDYDLDVMRANQTLSHITSRVLERIESIIKEEAPDMVLVHGDTTTTFAAALAAFYQEVSVGHVEAGLRTYDKYAPYPEELNRQMTTRLSDLHFAPTIRAKNNLLNENVSSNSIFVTGNTVIDALNTTVTSSYKSGVLDEYEGKRIILLTAHRRENLGEPMKRIFQAMKTIVNTHRDVVIIYPMHKNPKVRELASKYLNHERIQLIEPLEVLDFHNFAAKSEIILTDSGGIQEEAPSLNKPVLVLRDVTERPEGVESGVLKLVGTDYNEIVNSTNELLRNEKLYKEISNVENPYGDGQASIRIIESICYFYGLISERPKDFSNS from the coding sequence ATGAAAAAGCGTATTATGGTCGTATTTGGTACAAGACCAGAAGCGATTAAAATGGCGCCACTTGTTAATGAGTTGAAAAAATCTAAACATCTTGAACCAATTGTCGTTGTCACAGCGCAACACCGTGAGATGTTAGATCAAGTGTTAAAGGCGTTTAATATTACTCCAGACTATGACTTAGATGTGATGAGAGCGAACCAAACGCTCTCTCACATTACAAGTCGTGTTCTAGAGAGAATTGAATCGATAATTAAAGAAGAAGCACCAGACATGGTACTCGTCCATGGAGATACTACAACAACATTTGCAGCAGCACTCGCTGCATTTTATCAAGAGGTAAGTGTTGGTCATGTAGAAGCTGGTTTACGTACATATGATAAATATGCACCGTATCCTGAAGAGTTAAATAGGCAAATGACGACCCGTTTGTCAGATTTACACTTTGCACCAACGATTCGTGCAAAAAATAATTTGCTTAATGAAAATGTAAGTAGTAATTCTATATTTGTTACAGGTAATACGGTAATTGACGCGCTAAATACGACAGTAACCTCATCGTATAAAAGCGGCGTGTTAGATGAATATGAAGGTAAAAGAATCATCTTACTCACCGCGCATAGAAGAGAAAACCTTGGAGAACCGATGAAAAGGATTTTCCAGGCGATGAAAACTATAGTCAACACACACCGTGACGTTGTCATAATTTATCCAATGCATAAAAACCCAAAAGTGCGTGAACTTGCATCTAAATATTTAAATCATGAACGCATCCAGCTAATTGAACCACTTGAAGTGCTAGATTTTCATAATTTTGCAGCAAAAAGTGAGATCATTTTAACGGATTCCGGTGGAATTCAAGAGGAAGCACCATCTTTAAATAAACCTGTACTCGTTCTTAGAGATGTAACTGAACGCCCAGAGGGTGTTGAAAGTGGTGTGCTAAAGCTCGTTGGTACTGATTATAATGAAATCGTTAATAGTACAAATGAGCTATTAAGAAATGAAAAATTATATAAAGAAATTTCAAACGTAGAAAATCCATACGGAGATGGTCAAGCAAGTATTCGAATAATTGAGAGTATTTGCTATTTTTACGGTTTAATATCAGAAAGACCAAAAGATTTTAGTAACAGTTAA
- the rpiB gene encoding ribose 5-phosphate isomerase B: MKVIVASDHGGYNLKTAIVSHLKEKGIDVEDAGPNSTESVDYPDYAKPVATAVQNGEYDRGILVCGTGIGMNIAANKYKGIRAALVHDTFSAHATREHNNSNILNMGERVIGTGLALDIVDIWLNTEFEGGRHERRIEKIEG; this comes from the coding sequence ATGAAAGTAATTGTTGCTTCAGATCACGGTGGATACAATTTAAAAACTGCGATTGTTTCACACCTTAAAGAAAAAGGTATCGATGTGGAAGATGCAGGTCCAAACTCAACAGAGTCCGTGGATTATCCCGATTATGCCAAGCCAGTCGCAACAGCAGTACAAAACGGCGAATATGACCGTGGAATACTCGTTTGTGGCACTGGAATCGGCATGAATATTGCAGCGAATAAGTATAAAGGTATTCGTGCGGCACTTGTTCACGATACATTTTCTGCGCATGCAACACGTGAACATAATAATTCGAACATATTAAATATGGGTGAGCGTGTAATTGGAACAGGTTTAGCACTCGATATCGTTGATATTTGGTTAAACACAGAATTCGAGGGTGGTAGACATGAGCGTAGAATTGAAAAAATTGAAGGATGA
- a CDS encoding low molecular weight phosphatase family protein has product MIIFVCTGNTCRSPLAESYMKTLTDLPVESRGLFVTSSVVNENSKKIIQENNLVSPTKPKQLTYEDTLGSTILVMTEGHKYQVKKLNADADVHLLSEYAGESGDIMDPFGGNIDMYNHTFNEIKNYIDRIK; this is encoded by the coding sequence ATGATTATATTTGTTTGTACAGGTAATACGTGTAGAAGTCCACTCGCTGAAAGTTACATGAAAACTTTGACTGATTTGCCAGTCGAATCAAGAGGCCTATTTGTAACGTCTAGTGTGGTAAATGAAAATAGCAAAAAAATTATTCAAGAAAATAATCTTGTATCACCAACAAAGCCAAAACAACTGACTTATGAAGATACTCTCGGATCTACGATTCTTGTCATGACTGAAGGTCATAAATATCAAGTGAAAAAATTAAATGCTGATGCAGATGTACATTTACTCAGTGAATACGCTGGTGAATCAGGCGATATTATGGATCCTTTTGGTGGAAATATCGACATGTATAATCATACGTTTAACGAGATTAAAAATTATATAGATAGAATAAAATAG
- the prfA gene encoding peptide chain release factor 1, with protein sequence MFDQLDILEDRYEQLNELLSDPDVTSNPDKLREYSKEQSDLSEKVEVYREYKSHRDTISESKEMLEESDDPEMNELLKEEIKESELILPELEEKLKFLLIPKDPNDDKNVVMEIRGAAGGDEAQIFAGDLFRMYSRYAEDQGWKIDVVDRSASDQGGFKEISFVINGDGAYSKLKFENGAHRVQRVPETESGGRIHTSTATVAVLPEVEEVEVDIRNEDLKIDTYRSSGAGGQHVNTTDSAVRITHLPTGLVVTSQDEKSQIKNRESAMKVMRSRIYDMMQQEAEDEYSQQRKLAVGTGDRSERIRTYNYPQNRVTDHRIGLTINKLDQIIDGNLDELLDTLMIEDQKSKLEELNNAEF encoded by the coding sequence ATGTTTGATCAACTCGATATATTAGAAGATAGATACGAACAGTTAAACGAATTGCTAAGTGACCCAGATGTCACAAGCAATCCAGATAAATTAAGAGAATACTCTAAAGAGCAGAGTGATTTATCTGAAAAAGTAGAAGTATATAGAGAATATAAATCACATAGAGATACAATTTCGGAGTCTAAAGAAATGTTAGAAGAGTCTGATGATCCGGAAATGAATGAGTTATTAAAAGAAGAGATTAAAGAATCTGAATTAATTCTTCCTGAACTTGAAGAGAAACTTAAATTCTTACTTATTCCAAAAGATCCAAACGACGACAAAAACGTTGTTATGGAAATCCGAGGAGCTGCAGGTGGAGACGAGGCGCAAATCTTCGCTGGAGACTTATTCCGTATGTATTCAAGATATGCTGAAGATCAAGGCTGGAAAATCGACGTTGTGGATAGAAGTGCATCTGACCAAGGTGGCTTTAAGGAAATCAGTTTCGTTATTAACGGAGACGGTGCGTACTCTAAACTAAAGTTTGAAAACGGCGCACATCGTGTGCAACGTGTACCTGAAACTGAATCTGGTGGGCGTATTCATACGTCAACAGCAACTGTTGCGGTACTTCCAGAAGTTGAAGAAGTTGAAGTGGATATTCGTAACGAAGATTTAAAAATCGATACGTACCGTTCAAGTGGTGCCGGTGGTCAGCACGTTAATACAACTGACTCAGCAGTACGTATTACACACTTACCAACAGGACTTGTTGTTACGTCTCAAGATGAAAAATCACAAATTAAAAACCGTGAAAGTGCAATGAAAGTTATGCGCTCTAGAATTTACGATATGATGCAACAAGAAGCAGAAGATGAATATAGTCAGCAGCGTAAACTGGCAGTTGGTACAGGTGACCGTTCAGAACGTATTCGTACGTATAACTACCCACAAAACCGTGTGACAGATCACCGTATTGGTTTAACAATTAATAAACTTGACCAAATTATCGACGGTAACTTAGACGAACTGTTAGATACGTTAATGATCGAAGATCAAAAATCTAAGTTAGAAGAGTTGAATAATGCCGAGTTTTAA
- a CDS encoding F0F1 ATP synthase subunit B: MELLILGAAPSSIPTAFGTGLVLLVSFLVLLFALSYFVWEPVKKVMDDREQLIHDDIQSAENAKRDAEELRKKNEEILSNTQAEISEMFEKSREEAKKQQQSIIDEATINAKRLMSDAEKDIEQEKKKAVREINDQVADLSVLIAQKVIQKELSPQDQKDLIDKYLQEAGDK, translated from the coding sequence GTGGAACTACTAATTTTAGGCGCTGCACCATCATCGATTCCAACGGCTTTTGGTACAGGACTCGTCTTACTCGTGAGCTTCTTAGTACTACTTTTTGCTCTTTCATATTTTGTATGGGAGCCAGTTAAAAAAGTGATGGACGATCGTGAGCAGTTAATTCACGATGATATCCAGAGCGCTGAAAATGCGAAACGTGATGCAGAAGAACTTCGCAAGAAAAACGAGGAAATCCTTTCTAACACGCAAGCTGAAATTAGCGAAATGTTTGAAAAGTCTCGTGAAGAAGCGAAAAAACAACAACAATCTATTATTGATGAAGCTACAATAAATGCTAAAAGACTTATGTCTGATGCAGAGAAAGATATTGAGCAAGAGAAAAAGAAAGCAGTTCGTGAAATTAACGACCAAGTTGCTGACTTATCAGTATTAATTGCTCAAAAAGTTATACAAAAAGAATTGTCTCCACAAGATCAAAAAGATCTCATTGACAAGTACCTACAGGAAGCAGGGGATAAATAA
- the rpmE gene encoding 50S ribosomal protein L31, whose protein sequence is MKQGIHPAYHRVNVICDSCGTEFETGSTLEDDIKVEVCSNCHPFYTGRQRFAAADGRVERFNKKFGFKSQNEEN, encoded by the coding sequence ATGAAACAAGGTATTCATCCAGCATACCACAGAGTAAATGTTATCTGTGATTCATGTGGTACAGAATTTGAAACTGGTTCAACTTTAGAAGATGATATTAAAGTAGAAGTGTGCTCTAACTGTCACCCATTCTACACTGGACGTCAAAGATTCGCTGCAGCAGATGGCCGCGTAGAACGTTTCAACAAGAAATTTGGTTTCAAATCACAAAACGAAGAAAACTAA